The DNA window CCTCAGCACCAAACTATGAATGCCACACATGAGGCCCCTCAGACGCTGTAATCTGAACACATCCATCAGTGCAGATGGTCCACTCAAGCCCCTTTCTCCCAACTGCTGActccttcctgctccttccaGCTCTTCCTTTCCATCTCTGTGGAGTAAGTCCAGCTACCCCCAACTCCTCTGGGACTTAGTCACTTTTTTCCTGTGCATTTGGAGTCTTATTCTGATAGTTTTGCCACCGTAGATAAACCTACTTGAGTGTGTTTTTGTGGGATGTCTGACTTGTCACATGGGTGgaaggatctgaactctggtcctcataatTGCACACTGAGCACTCTTaaacagtgagccatctctccagcccttcccatAAGTTTTTAAATCACCACTTCATCCTCATTTCTCTCtggctgcctctccctccctcctcctttcataCTCAATGAGTCCATGAACACTCCACACTTCCCATCCCCACTCTTCATTTACCAATCGTTCCTCAGTCCACTGCCATCAGTCATTCTCCTTATCCTATGCCACATCTGCTCCATCAAAGGCCTCTAAGGATAAAATTCCCAAATCCATTGGATGTGTATCACCTTGTATTGTTCTCTGGCTCTGCGCAGTCTTTCTCCTTGTGAACCTCTCTCTCCCTGAGCCTTTGATGACACCAGAAGGTCTCCTACTCCCCAATCATTTTTCTTCTTACTTCTATGCTGGCACATCTTCCCACACTTGCCCTTTAGTTGCTGTTTATTCACTTGTGTTACACCTATAGAACAGAGCCTTTTCTGGCCTTGCTAATTACTGTCACCTCAGTGCCTAGACAGCTCCCTGCACACAGAGACCTTCCTGTCAGAACTGCTAAATGTTGGAAACACTGTAGTAATCAGGGCAccatctctgtccttcctctaggGAGGAAGACAAAGTGAGTAGAAGATGCCAACAAAGTGTAGAAACAATGATGATACCAGAGGCTGTGGGAGAATGAGCTGGATATAGGACTTGCTTAAGCAAGTCCACATTGAATTGTCATGCTGGCCTCAGCTTCAAATGGAAGACAAGTGTCAGTATGGAACCATGATCTTCTACCCATCCCCAAATATCACACACTTTGTATTCtgtcctgccaccatgcccagctaccaGCTGAATACGCAGCAGAACCCTTGattcgtctctctctctctctaacacgtATCCAAATAACAGCCAAGTGCTCTAGTTTGGTTTCTATCGTTGTGATAAACAGCAACTttgaggaaagcatttattttagcttacagtccCTTATGAAGGgttgtcagggcaggaacttaaggcagaAAGTGAAGCATAAGCCATGGAGAAATTcttctcactggcttgcttctcctgacTTGCTTAGTTTACTTTCTTACACACCCCAAGACCACCTTCCCATTGATGACTGACTATGGTAGGCTGGGCTCTTCCACATcgatcatcaatcaagaaaatacccccgCAGGCTTGTCTACAGGATAATTTGATGGGGACCTTCTCTCCACTGAGGTTTCTTCTTTTTAGATGACTCCatattgtgtcaagttgaaaacaaaaccaaaccaaacctagcCATCATACCGAGCAAGGCTGAGATTGCCTTCCAGTGTTTGGCAGTATCCTGTCCGCATCACCATGGCCATCTCACTGTGGCTAGTAGAATGCCCTACTATGTTTTTAGCCTCTAGTCTCTCCTCTCTACTACCTTTTTTTACACTTAtaagagtgaaaaaaaatcacctcacTCTCCTGCTTAAAAATCTTCTTTGGTTAGAATCCAAATTCCCAGGCATAGCACTTAATGACCTGCATCTGCCTCATATTTACCATCATCTCATTTCAGGAAAGCCAGTGCTACTGAATCACCGGCATCTACTGATAACACACATCAGGTCCCATTCTTCTTTATAGTTGCACCAATTATTAAAACTTCCTCTGGAGATACTAATCAAATCCAAAGCATTCTACATGAATAACTCTGAATCTATATACCATTATTCTCTCCTGTATAGATGAGAGCAGGCAAATTAATGTAGCCAACATATCACAAGCACAGAGGATTGAACCCTAGCCTAAGTGCCACAGCCTGTAGCCCTAAAATGTTCCTATGTGGCCTGGCCTCACCTTGCTTCACAGTGGTACCCATTAACTGGTGACTTCTTATCCATTTTTGAATGCCCAACTCAAAATTGACGTTTCTCATGATACTTCCATTACTACGCCAGAGTTGGTTACTCATCCCTTCCCAGCAATGTCATGGTAGCTGGCCATGATCCTGTCAGCACATTCATCACACTCTTGTATGCCCATTAGGGATGTACTCAACCCTATACAGGAATCAACTTACATATGAGAATTACTCTGGACCGTGGAAATTCCCACATTTATTTCCTGATCAGCCCTTTCATTCACctgtgttacctcattttttttcttgctaccAATTTACCAGTTCTTATGCACCCCCAACTTCTTAGCCCTTTTGATTGACTCATTGTTGGCCAACCTTACCAAACACCCTTTTTCCACAAAACTTCCGCCTTGGTCACACAggagtctttttttattttcagttaccAATTgacttattttcttctctttgtcacGTACTTTTTCTAAATCTCACAGCTTGCACTTCCTCTTGGTGTTTTGTTCATAATTCCACTTTCTCCTGACTTTCTAGTTCTCTCTGTGCCTCAATTCCTTCTAACTGCCAAATTCTGCATGTGTTTCTAATTCCAGCTTGCAAGGATAAAGGACAGATTTGTCCCAGTTTATTTTTAGGATGAAGCCTTTACCACCTGCCATCCTATGCATCGGCAGGCCTTGAATCCAATCAGTTGTGACAATGGACACAAGGTCAAATCACAAGCAAACCTTGGACACCAAGTCTGCTCCTTCAGCAGAAGCTGtaagggaggcattttctccctAAAAAGATTATGATATGGGTATGTCCATGATTGGGGTACGCAGTAATTTAGACTAATGGCTCTTTAGTAACTTTTATTATAGATTTTTTGAGAATCTGATAAAAGCTATATATCTTCCTTTTGGAGATGGGGAAAATCTCTTATGCAGAAAACTgctgttgaatattttttttaagatgggttaaatttgtttattctgtagcacatttgttttaatgatgcaaagatatattgcattcctttatgttgcatttgtttaactctgtgaaggtgtgctactttgcctgtctaaaacacctgattggtctaataaagagctgaatggccaaaagcaaggcaggagaaaggataggcggaactggcaggcagagagaatacatagaagaagaaagagagagaaagaagattgataagcaagagagatcaaggagtgagaaaagaaggggccagccacccagccacccagccagccatggagtaagactGAAAGTAAGCTTACAGaagtaagtaaagaaaaaaagcccagaggcaaaaggtagatgggacaatttaagttaaaaaaaccaaaaccgaaaaaagctggctagaaataaatcaagctaaggccgggcgctataagaaagaataagcctctgtgtatttgtttgggagctgggtggcaggccctccaACTACAGGAAACCTCACACATACCTTTAGGATTTTAAAGAAGTCTAGCATCCACCTTCAATGCTCTGCCCCATCTGTGTGAAGTCCATCCCTGGAGATCCTCAAAGGCAGGCACTGTATCACACCCGTGTTTGTGTTTGCAGAGCCCAGAACAGTGTTTGGCACATAGTAGGTTCTCAGATGGAATCAAAAGAATAAGTTGACACTTTAATTTATTCGTTAGGGCTGAACAGGTTATTCAGAGCCAAAGGGGGCTAAgaaatttagattttaaaaagttatttattttgttattaattattgtgtgtgtgtgtggggaaccTCATCATAGgtcacatgtggaagtcaaaggccAAGGAGGTGGCTCTCTTTTTCCATCTTGTGGGTTCCCATGATCAAGCTTAGGCTATTGGCTTGGAGGATGTACCCTTACCCTCGTAGCCAGCTCCCTGACCCTGGAAGTTTTGTTGATATAAAGGTACCAGAAAGTCACTTTGTTACTTTTATTGTATCACATCTTACTTACTTACTCAGTCGATCAAAGCTGCACATCAGGAAAATGTATTGTTTTTTAttgattaagtgtgtgtgtgtgtgtgtgtgtgtgtgtgtgtgtgtgttttattggaGGGCAAGGGCTCAGTtataaaatcaaaggaaaaagggAGTGGGAATGTAAATGAGATAGTGGGAGTGTGGTAGAATAATGATGGGTGGGTCCAAGTACAATAAAACTGACATTACAAGggtcttgatttaaaaaaaaattgtgtaagaaagacttttaaaaaaacatggtGGTAATGTTTTCaagtaaagaaaatggaaaaacggCCACATCATTGGCAGAAATGGAGAAGTTGGGGAGGTATAGGGAGATCTAATTATTTCTTGAATTTTTGAGTTTGAAACACAAATGGGGCTTTTAAATGAGTTTCTTTTGGTTtggattttagttttcttttgagactctgtaacctaggctggtctggaactcactatgtagcccataggttggcctcaaacttggagcagtcctcctgcctcagccttgaaagtgctgagattacaggcaagaGCCACCATGTTGAATGGGGTTCTAAACACGCACTAGGAACTGTGAGTCGGAAGTAAAGATGAAATTGGAGAAGAGGATTTGGCCTCATGTACCCAGGAGTCAATACCAGAAGCTGGCAGCAGACTCTAGGACATATTCACACAACGCTCCACTCACATCTACTCTGCAGCTCTTGGGGTCCCCTCAAAGGCATCACTCTACGTCACAGTCCTAAACGTCTTCCTAAATAGTAAAGGCGACATGACTTGTTTCTAGATGAAAGCTCAGAGGGTTCTTGACAAAAGTACTGCAGTGATGTTATGGACCTAGGATTAGAAGCCAGAAGTGCTTCATATAATCCCCAACATGGAAGACCatatcttaaaaattttttttttttaaatcaccactGTTTATTAAATATCTTCAGTGTAGTATCATAGACAGCCCTGGCTCCTAGGGACCTTCTTGACAACTATTATCCATTCTTCTTCTTAACGGATTCTTCTGCTTATCCAACCTGAAGTGCAAATGGTCCCAGGCACGGAAATGACCTAGGAGTGTGGACAGACTTCCCCCAAAGGCAATGATCTTCGATCTTCGAGATtacaggggagagggagagaggcctGTTATGTCCCAGGGACGACAATGGGTGTGCCTGTGCCTGAGTCTAGGCAAAGCGAGTTGGGAACGCAGCGGGGACAGGCCGAGGCCTGCggaggggcgggggcgggggcggggaccGGCCCAGCCTGAGTCAGGCTGAGGGGCGGGACTGGGACCAGGGTCGCCACTCCTGTCCCCGCCGTCGTCAGCCACAGTTGCCGCCGGACCCCGCTCCTCACCAACTTGGTAAGCCTAATTTTTgaacttttagatttttttccccttcctcttcaaagaaaagaacaaagggcAAAGCTACGCGTGCTCTTGGCCGGGTGTGTCTTGGACTAACGTGTGgacgtggcagaacatagatcaGGAAGAAGAAACCGAGTAGGAGGCAATTAGAGAAGAGTGGAGGGCACGACGAAGCCCTCAAATTACACCCTAATGACAGGCCGGGGGAAGAAACGGGGATCTTTTTGTTCTCCCAGGCGAGATACGGTTTAGGGTTGGGTGCGGTCGCCTGACTGGCCTCGGGGCCCGGGTGGGTGCGGCCGCCAGAGTCCCCGGGCCGTGCGCCCCTGTGCTCAGCGGGCATCGGGGACCTCGGCCGAAGCCACCGATTCCGAGAATGCCAGGAACTCCACCTGAGAGCTGGAGACCTGGGGGAATTCTGGGCGGTGTCGCCAGGCCTTCGTGCAGACCAGAGAGTGAACGTTTCAGAACTTAGCCTTCCCGAGTTCTGGGGAAATCAGCTGCGGGAAGCCGCGGGCAAAGGGCCaaggcacacacacgcacagaaaCTGCAGCCTGTTGCAGCCCGCGGAAGCGCGGGCAAGAAAGTGGGAGGAAGTCAGTCCCTCCCAGCCcgctcctttcctctcccctttaCTCCCCTCCCTGCCATCTTTTTTAGCCACTCCCTGCATCACCTGCCTGTTTCCTCATTTTTTCTGACTTTCCTACTAGTTCGCCCCTAAAGTCTACTTCCCTTTGTCTCTCCAATGAAGCGGACAGCAGACTTTGGAGAGTGGCCCAAGTGGGTTTCTGCCCTAGCCCCAAGCTAAgcatagattttgtttttaaatggttgGAAGACAGTCGAGAGGAAAATGATCCCTTGTGATACATGAAAACTATATGAAAATCAAATGTATAAAGTTGACAGGCACCCCCACACCCTTATACTTTATGTATCGTCGCCCTTGGCGCCAGGCTACGGTGAAAGAGTGACAGGACCATAGAGAGCTAAAATTATTCACAGCTGCCCCttgatttaaaaagagaaaaactttcGGACCCTGCTTTGGTGTGTCAATGTCTTATCACTTCCTACtcactttttccttcttccccttttcAGCACACAGGGTGCCTTGGGCCCAGCACCAACGGGTTGTAAGGTGGAGGGAGATGGATGAGACCCTGAACGCTGGAAGGAAGAGCGTTGGGGTTGGTTAAGAATGAAATAGTTAACTGGTGTATTTCACATGTTCCTGTCAAGGGGAGGCTTTCCTGTAATGTTGAATGTTTAGGGTGTGTTTTAAAGATTCTTTCAGTGTGTATTTTCTCCTTGCTCTCACTGTTCCCACCACACCAAGGGGTGCTGGtgtggagagtgtcctttctttTAGCCACCGTGCCTTCCCACCCTTGCGATCCATCCGTTCTacaagggaaggggaaggaagcatCTGTAGGTGTGGGAGCCGGTCAGAGCTGGGCCCATCAGCCTGGAACCTTCTCCCCAATCCAAGCCAAACCTTCAGCTACCACGTGACACACTAATACTAAGGCAGGGAGATTTTAGTTCCGATAGGAGGAGCATGTCGTGCAAACACTTGTTTCTAGGCTATGGTGTTTTGTTTGGTCTCCAGGCCCTGAACCTACCAACACTTTTCTCTCCTTTAGTAAAAGTTCCCCATAGGGGAGTTTAAGTTCTTCAACATTGTGGCTGTTTAAAAGAATTTATCTCCACAGGGTTCAGGTGCTCTGAACTTTCCTAGGTGCAGCGGGCCACAGGAGTGCAACTTTGATGGTAAAGTGTCTAAAGACAGGAGGTGCTAGGAAGGGAAATCAGGGGCCATGCGGCTGCTAGCTTTTGTCATCTTTAGCATGTGTTATTGCACAGTCTGAATGCTTTCATCTTTTGTACCCAGGGAGTGCATTTTAGAGAGAAATCAAAGGCTAAATCCTAAGTTGCAATTGTTAACATGCATCCAAATTGTAGTTAATTACTATCAAGCAAGAAAGCTTCAGGGTGTGGCCAGGCGGGTTCCAAGAGATCCTGCAGTTGTGCTCTTATCCACCAGGGGGAGCACAACAACTCACTTCTGGGTTCTGGGCTCAGATTTCTGAATGACTCAACCCAGTAGAATTTCCTTTAGGAATTCTGCGGTGAGAAAAGCAGAGTCCTGCAGAGGATTTGAACTGATGTTCTTCCTGGTACAGCCACAGCTTTGGTTCAACTCTGTCATAAGAAATTCCAGCTACCATTCCTCTGGAAATAAGAGGCACTTGGATGAAGCAAAGGCAGATGTCAGCAGAAAGAAACCTGGGAGCCAAGAGCCGAGGGGGTGATCTGCCGTGGTAGTTCCCCTCTCATGCCTCAGTTCTGTACAAGTAAAGTTAATGGTATATAGCTGTctgttttaaacacacacacacacacacacacacacacacacacacacaaagtatatgTATGGTTTCACTAGTTAGGCCAGGTTAAcccaaactcttgatcctccaaGTATATGCATCCCCACACCTAGCGAATATACTTCTGCACATCTAATATGTCCTCTCTCCATCTTGGTGCACAATTCCAGATATgctgttcatttttcttcaaagaaatgCACAGGTTTCAAGAGTTTGGCGTTACTTTAATGGCGTCTCGATCATCACAGCAGCCTTTCCATGCTCTTGGGGAACAGGTCACTGTAATCTCCCTCCgaagttcagtgtgtgtgtggggggtgggtgcACAGGTTATAGGTGTATTTACTCACCCTGTCTAAGTGTGTCTGGGTGTGAGTAAATACAGGCTATGCATGTATTTACTCACACTGTCTGAGACTATTAGAAAAGTTTCTCCCTCGTCTGAACCATGTAGTGTTTTTAAACACTTGGACTTCCATGTGGAATGCCTTACCGCACCGGCAACACATACAGTGGAGCTAAGAGAAAAAAGCTGTTGCTTTCTGTGGTGTCTGCACTTCTCTGGCCCCCTATAAATGGGCCAGACACTAAGAAACTGCTTCAACCTGAAACGAGGCACTGTGATCCTCCAGCACTCTCCATTCTCTAGCTATATATTTAATGAGctctgcctttttgttttcttcaaaggCAAAAATGTCCAAACCTACAGAGACTGAGCGATGCATCGAATCCCTGATTGCTGTTTTCCAAAAGTACAGTGGGAAGGATGGGAAAAGCTGCACACTCTCCAAAACTGAGTTCCTCAGCTTCATGAACACAGAGCTGGCCGCCTTCACCAAGGTACCTGTCCCTGCCCCCATACACTGATTGCTCACCGAACAAAACAGGAGCCTGGCAGAATGGCCAAGCATGAAGGATCAGCATCTGTCTCCTTCTCCCTAGCTCCAGGCCAAGGGTCCATTTCTCAGCCCTTGCTGAATCCCTGGATCTTGGGGTGAGCCCCATGTGATCCATAGCAAGTGCCTGGCACCGAGAGTGGCATGTGTAATGGCATGTGCCATAACAGAAGCACTTCAAATTTTATTCCTCCACCCCAAGACTGTAGGGCAGCCCTGTCCAATCAGGTTTTCTGCAATGATGGAAATAATATTCTATCTTCACACAATTGATGTAGTAGCCACCCATCATTGGTCATGACAGAAATTCATTCTACTTGAAATATGGCTGAGGACTTTCTAAATTAATCTAGATGCAAATATAGATagtggtgattgtgtgtgtgtgtgtgtgtgtgtgtgtgtgtgtgtgtgtgagagagagaaagagagagagagagagagagagagagagagagagagagactcaggtgGGGGATGAGGCTTCTTAGGCAGGACCTATAACTTTCTACCTGAAACCACTCATTTCCATGTGATTTACATGTGGGACTTGCACACAACAATTTTACTAAGTTGAATAACCCTTAAAGTCACAGAAAAAACACAGGACAAGGAGCAAGGAAGTCTGGGTTCATGTCCAGGTCTGCTGCTAAAGCAGATCCCTTCCCCTCTTTGAATCTGTTACTTCATGTTGAAAAGGGGAATATTAATAACCCCTTTCCTGGACCTTATACTCTATTGAGAATAAGATGTGGCAGCATATTTGAAAGCACTGTAGAAAGTGAAATATAAAGATGGCCTTGTCTTTGCAGAACCAGAAGGACCCGGGTGTCCTGGACCGCATGATGAAGAAGTTGGATCTTAACAGCGATGGGCAACTAGATTTCCAAGAGTTTCTCAACCTTATTGGTGGCTTGGCTATAGCATGCCATGATTCCTTCCTCAAGGCTTCCCAGAAGTGTATCTAaccctcccacttcccagaagtGTATCTAACCCTCCCACTTCCCTTCAGCCACCAAGTCATCACATCCTCCCCCATCCACACCTGCACTGAGCCCACCACACTCACCATAACATGCAGCTCATTCTTACTAGCAGAAATAAAACGatgccatttttttaatgtatgctgAGAGTTGGTAGATTTATGTAGGGGAGGGTGACTTATAGGAGGAATGTAATGGAAGCCGTTACCAGAAACTCCCTAGTAAACAGTGAAGATGTCTCTTGGGTGTGCACAAAATCATAACTATTGAGTGATACAACCAGAGTCAGCTCATATTTCTAAGGTTGCTGGACAGAGGCCATTTGTTGCCATCATTCACTTATTAAATGTCTATGTCACAGGCCCTGAGAATACAGTCAGACAGCCAAGCTCCTGCCTTGGATTTCTAGTGGGGAAGAGAACTAGAACCAAGGATTGTCTTGTGAGGACAGATGTCCCAAGAAGGAAAGGTAATGGGCATGTCACGGTGGCTGGATAGTGCACTGCTGATATATGAAAGACAGAAGAAGCAAGCATTTCAAGGCTGAAGAGGACATTTCAGGAGAAGGAACTCGGAAGGTTAAGGGACAGAATGGGGCAAGAGCTGTCAGTGCTTTGTGTTTGGTATGGACTTCCTCACCTATGACTGGCTCTAGCTGATAGAATGtcttctgtctccagctcccctgcaagctgcacagagaaaggaTGGTGAGGAGCCAGTAGATAACAGATTAGAGAGAAATGAGGTGAGAGAAGCAGGTTTCAGCAGTGCCTTATGCTTCTCAAGGAGTTAAGCAAAATGGACCAGACTCAGGTTGTTTTAGCCTGTGAAGatccaaaataaaaattagtgCCTCAGGCTAACTAGTACTATGCTTTTTAGGTATAAGTATAGCTTCCTCTAAAGGACTTCCTTAATTGGCTAGCGGCACATGAATGGGGGGATGTTTGTAACCTGTAAAGGTCTCCATATTCATTTTGCAGGTGCatcctgtattaaaaaaaataataataataacaaaacccTAAAATTACCCCCAATGAAGAGATGGAAAAGTACCAAGCATATTAATGTTATACTGGTCTGTTGACCTACAAGAAATCAGTGACTCCCATTTGAGACATCAGGGTCCTAGGGGACTAACTGGGAGATCTTTACTTGCCTGGTGACACCAGATTCTGGTAAGAAGTAAGACCAATTAGTGTCAAGCTATTAACTGAAAATTTCAACAAGAAACCCTTATGGAGTGCCTGCTCCCTGCAAAGAGAATGAACGGTAGAGAGATGCTAGGAGAAGGGGCTGGTTTGCAAAACTGATGAGTTCAAGAGAGTGCTGTGCTAAGTGTGCATTGGACGGTCTAGGTACCAGGGACACACATCTCCTTACCTGGTTCTGCCGCCTGAGCTTCAAATCTGCCTCCTATGCCCCTTTACACAAAACAATACCAGGAGTTTTTGTTTCATGTAGTCATGAATTAAGCAAATACTAATTTGAACAGTGAGTAAGACTGTTCATAGCATCTCCCATGGAGTAATGAAAAAGGCAGAGAAGATTCTTGTTCTTGAGAACCTTGCACTCTCAGGTTCAACCTGTCCCAGGCTGAAGTTACTTACCGTCTTCCTCACCTGCAGCCCATCCTCTCTACTGGCCTCATCTCAGGCAATGACACATAGTGGTCCCACCGAAGAATGCAGAAATCAGCTTCAAACTCTTTTCTTCCATGTCTTACTTCCCCATCTGCCGGCAGCCAGTAACCatgtcagaggaacagcaggtggcaattggggttcaaggtgtcagcccagcAGTAGAAAAACTCTCTGATAGGAATAACCTCATTAGGCAAGGCCATGAGACTATAGACACCAGAATGTCTTTCGGTTCTGTTATCCCTCTATATGTTTGCTGCTATAGTCTTTTCTATGGTATTTGACATGGTATATATGGAGGTGGGGAGTCTCCCACTGCCTGTATTGTAATATGTTTATCTCATGATAGCATTCTGATCTACTGGGCACTTATATCTGTGGATTGTCAGGAAGATGACTCCTCCTTAAGCTATATTGTCTAATTGacacagagttttgatgaataaaaataaatactaagatGTTTCATAGCTAAGGCCGATAAGCTCCATGAGGCTGATAATCACACTTAAGAGCTGTTTTAGATCACAGCCCAGATTCACGATTTAGGAAAACATTTGAGTCTAGGAGAGAGGCTAGCTCAAATTCCTTCAATCTTAAATGCTGAGAATTGCAGTCATAGGTTTCTTGTGCACCATTAGGTGATACTAGCCTCAAAATATCTTTAGACTAGACCAGATGCCTTGCTAATGGTTTTTAAGATAAACAATCCCAGATAAGCAATTTTTAGTTCACAAGGATATAGCTGAGCTGCCTGGCTAGATTGTAAATACAAAAACAACCCAATTATTGCTAGTGGGCAAATGATTAATTTTTTGcacccattcctgacctcaatttGGTCAGGGCTTCAAAAACCGATTTGACTCTGTAGCCCCAAAATAAGGGCTACAGACTTCTTTCAATAGTCAAgagtcacacacaggacaaagggTACATTTTGAGATTTAAAGCAAAGTACATTTTGAGATCTAAAGCATCACAGAATCTTCAAATGCAGACTTGAGCTGATACTAAAAGATATATGGTATCTGAGCCTGAACTAGAGAATCTATGACACCCTTAGTGTCTTGTTGTCCCAGCACTTACCAGGCAACTCTAAGATCTAGGAGAATTCAGAATTtatgacttcttcttcttctttttttttttttttttcgagacagggtttctctgtgtagttttgtgcctttcctggaactcacttggtagtccaggctggcctcgaactcacagcgatccacctggctctgcctcccgagtgctgggattaaaggcatgcgccaccaccgcccggcgaatttaTGACTTCTAATTACAGAGTGTTTGTTCAAATTGTTCACATGGTCATTGGTTAGTTTGATTTGCCTTTTCCCTTCCTGggacatgctttttttttttttttttttttttttacttataatcattcacttgagaAGTGGTACATAACTTCTCTATGACTCCTGTATTGTCCGAAAGAGTTAGTTGGGATATATAAGTTGTAAAAAGACACGAGAGAGGGGAGCAACAAAAGAGAACAACAtgtgagagaataaagaaaggaaccATCAAAAGAGTGCACGAGAGTCCTAATTTTCCCTAAACCCTCAGGTAGAAAAGTCATAGCAATCTGAAAGGATTTTAGCATGTAAATGATTAAAAGTCCAAATaagtagaacaaaaaaaaaatcaaatgcataGAAAATGAGAACAAGAcacatgaagaaaaaagaaacaaagattcTGTAAGTTAAATCATTATGCAAATATATAAAGGCTCCT is part of the Peromyscus eremicus chromosome 6, PerEre_H2_v1, whole genome shotgun sequence genome and encodes:
- the S100a11 gene encoding protein S100-A11, producing the protein MSKPTETERCIESLIAVFQKYSGKDGKSCTLSKTEFLSFMNTELAAFTKNQKDPGVLDRMMKKLDLNSDGQLDFQEFLNLIGGLAIACHDSFLKASQKCI